In Tautonia rosea, the genomic window GGTCAACGACTCGTTTCCAACGCATCCGGCTCGCTATCGGAGATTTGCAAGACCCGATCCAGCCGCGTGATCGCGAAGAATTCTCTGAGATGCGGATTCAAGCCACACAACTTCAGCCGCCCACCCGTCGGCCGGAGCTGACGATCGAGCCGGATCAAGGCCCCAAGCCCCAGGCTCGACAGAAATTCCACCTGGGAACAATCGAGCACCAGGCACGACCAGCGCCGAACCATCGCTTCGTCAATCAAGGCCGCGCCCAGCTCCTCCGGCAGCTTCGGCGTCAGCAATTCGATCTCCACGAACCCGTCGCGCTCAATCACGCGATAGGTCCCCTCGACGCTTCCCGCTGGTGCCGCGTTCATGATGATCCATCCTCGTAAGACGCTCGAAGGCCCTGTGTGATCGGCCATCGGTTCCCCGCACCGATCCCAGACCCCCTCGCCGGGTCAATCCGAGCGAATCCCTCAACACTCTGCAAGCAGCGTGATCGAGTCAGGAAACCGCTGCAGGTCCACTGTCTCGGATCACGCTCCTTCCATCATGGAAAAGGTGGAAAATGCCTGATCCGATTCCGGAGTTCGATCGCCGAGCACCAGCGCGGCCACCGACTCACCCACGGCCGGGCCATGCTTGAAGCCATGCCCCGAGCCCCCTGTCACGATCCACGCGTTGGTTGACCCCTGCAATCGATCGGCCAGGAAACGACCGTCGATCGCTTCGGTATACTGACAAACCGACGCGGCGATCAAGGGTGCATCCGCCATTCCGGGAAACCGTTTCGCCAATAACGACCGAGCGTTTTCCAGTCCCTGGGCCGATGGCGTTCGGTCTCCTGTCGTCGGGTCGAACTGCGAACCACGGGTATCATCCGCGATCTTGAACCCCCCCACATCGCCATCTCCTGGGACGCCGTACCAAAATTCCGCTCCGTGAAAGGCCCAAACCGGTAACCGCGAAGGCCCAAACCGGACATCCCCCGGAGGTGTTCCAAAGACAAACACTTCTTGCCGAGTGACCGGCATCGACCACTCGTGAAATCGTTTGAGAAACGACCCTTGCCAGGGGCCCACGGCGAAGACGAACACATCGGCCCTCTCTCGTGAGCCATCGGCAAGCACAAGTTCCTCCATCCGCCCCGATCGAATCGCCCCCGGCTCGACCCATGACTCCCGATACGTTCCCCCCTCTGCAACCAACGCATCTCGCACCGCAAGGCATGCCTCCCTCGCCCGGAGCACTCCAGCTCCGGGCTCGACGATCGCTCCTTCCAGATCATCAGTCCGGATCTGGGGATAGGCCCTCGCCGCTTGATCGGCCTCGAGCCACTCGTGCGGAACCCCCGCAGTGTTCAAATTGGTCAGCACGGCCTGCTCCACTTCCGAGCGCTCCTGCGCTAACCAAATCATCCCGATCGGGTCGAACAACCGACGCCCCGACCGCTCCTGTTCCTCCACCCACAGCTCCCGAGCCCGGCCGGCGAGCCGAACCATTTCCGGATTCACGTACGACTGCCGGAAAACCCTCGTCGCCCCCCCCGAACTTGACCGCGCATGCCCCGGTCCCCAGGCGTCGATCAGAACAACCTCGCACCCCCTTCGACGCAGTGACAACGCCGTCCAGCCACCAAAGGCTCCCGCTCCCACGACTGCAATCCGCGCTTGCGTCGTCATGCCGACTCCTCCCGCGTATGAACGGCAGAATTGCTCCCGCTTCGTTCTGCCTTCACCCTGTTTCTCAAGAACATGACTCCATCCCTGTCACGTCCAAATCGCTTCCGGTTCGACTCGGTCCACTTCTCTAGGAGTTGCGCGACCCCAGACAATCCGGAAGACTCATCTTTACCAGTGAAGCATCAAGAGCTCCCCCTCCCAGAATCGAATCTCCAATCGGGCGGAAATGTCACTATTTTTTTTTCGAAGCTTGGCTATAATCATCCTGGCTGGTTGGATGATCGAGCAAGCGATGCAGGTTCTCTCAGAGCTCGCCTCGGCTTTCCCGTTCCCACCTTTCCTGCCGATCGGGCGACTGCAGCCCCGTCCCACTCGACCCGGGACCTTCCACTGGGGGTCGTTGAATGCTCAATGCCCAGGAGATCATTGGTGGGCAAGAAGTTATACGTCGGTAACCTGACCTTCAAGGTCGACAGCTCCGAGCTCGAGCAGCTGTTTTCGCAATATGGCACCGTCCAGAGTGCTCAGGTCATCCAGGACCGCGACACCGGCCGCAGCAAGGGCTTCGGCTTCGTCGAAATGGACACTGATGAACAGGCTCAGGCCGCCATCGACGGCTTGCACGACTACGATTACGGTGGTCGTCGTCTGACCGTCAACGAAGCCCGTCCTCGAGAGGACCGTGGCGGCGGTGGTGGTCGGGGCGGCTACGGTGGCGGCGGCGGCGGTGGCGGCCGCGGCGGCTACGGTGGTGGTGGCGGCGGCGGTCGTGGCGGCTACGGCGGCGGCGGCGGCGGCGGTTTCAGCGGCGGTCGTTACGGCGGCGGCGGTGGTGGTGGTCGATACTAAGCTAACCTCGTGACCGATACGACTCTGAGCACGCAAGGGTATCTCGATCACCTTCCGTGCTCTGTCGTTCGATCCTTCATCGTAGGGTCCATCTTCGGTTGACCCTCGCGATATTGAGACGCCGGAGTGTTCGCAATCCCAATGCGACACTCCGGCGTTTTTCATTTGGACGGATGGGAGCACTCCGCGCAATCAATATCGATCGATCCTCGACGCTCCCGCAGCCCGCCAGTCCGCCTCAATGTCACGGGCGTCAGCTTCCGAGCCACATTGGACCCCCAGTACGATCCCACCTTCTGCCAATCCAGCCTCATACTCCCTCGCATCCTCCTCGGGAATCCCCCAACCCACGAGTGCCCCAACCAAACCACCTGTCAGCCCTCCCGCTCCCGCTCCGGCAAGCCCCACCGCCAGCGGACCGGCGACCACCAAACCAATCCCCGGCAGAACCAGATTGGTTCCAATCGCCGCAATCGCTCCGATCAATCCACCAGTGATCGTACCGATGGCTCCACCAACCCCTGAACCCTCCAGCGCCTTGTTCCCTTCGTCCGCGCCCACCGTCACTTCGGAATAATGACGCTTTCGAGTCTCCTCCGACATGACCGTACTGATCTGATCGTGCCCATAGCCACGATCCAGAATCGCCTGATACGCCTTGTCCGCGCTGTACCGATCCTTGAACAAGCCGCTGACCATGATTAGTGTCGTGGTGCTCATCCTGTTGCTCCTCCGTTGCTCATCACAAGACAATCGGGCCGGCTGCCACTCCACTGAATGAAGGCACCCTGACCCGAAACATCGGGGCTTGAAAACCCATCTGTGAATATCAGCAACTTCCGCACCAAGACACCAATTCTTCTTCCTCCCATTGTCGAGACCCCAAACGCCAATCCCAATCGATTTCAATCAATTACGGTTTCAACAACTATTTTTACTCATTGACTTCTTTGGACCTTTGCCCCTTCGCCTCCCCCTCCTACCTTGAGGCATCGTTACCATTGCACGACGAATCCGTTTAATCAAAATTCGTGAATTCGAAAAAAAGTCTCTTCCCACGACATGGGTTCCCTGGTACGATCTCCTTTGGCTGGTTGAATGATTGAGCAAGCGTATCCGTTCGCAACACGCACGCTTCTCGCTTCCCTCTCTCGTCTCTCCTGCC contains:
- a CDS encoding STAS domain-containing protein, with product MNAAPAGSVEGTYRVIERDGFVEIELLTPKLPEELGAALIDEAMVRRWSCLVLDCSQVEFLSSLGLGALIRLDRQLRPTGGRLKLCGLNPHLREFFAITRLDRVLQISDSEPDALETSR
- a CDS encoding NAD(P)/FAD-dependent oxidoreductase, with amino-acid sequence MTTQARIAVVGAGAFGGWTALSLRRRGCEVVLIDAWGPGHARSSSGGATRVFRQSYVNPEMVRLAGRARELWVEEQERSGRRLFDPIGMIWLAQERSEVEQAVLTNLNTAGVPHEWLEADQAARAYPQIRTDDLEGAIVEPGAGVLRAREACLAVRDALVAEGGTYRESWVEPGAIRSGRMEELVLADGSRERADVFVFAVGPWQGSFLKRFHEWSMPVTRQEVFVFGTPPGDVRFGPSRLPVWAFHGAEFWYGVPGDGDVGGFKIADDTRGSQFDPTTGDRTPSAQGLENARSLLAKRFPGMADAPLIAASVCQYTEAIDGRFLADRLQGSTNAWIVTGGSGHGFKHGPAVGESVAALVLGDRTPESDQAFSTFSMMEGA
- a CDS encoding RNA recognition motif domain-containing protein, with translation MGKKLYVGNLTFKVDSSELEQLFSQYGTVQSAQVIQDRDTGRSKGFGFVEMDTDEQAQAAIDGLHDYDYGGRRLTVNEARPREDRGGGGGRGGYGGGGGGGGRGGYGGGGGGGRGGYGGGGGGGFSGGRYGGGGGGGRY